From a region of the Triticum aestivum cultivar Chinese Spring chromosome 7D, IWGSC CS RefSeq v2.1, whole genome shotgun sequence genome:
- the LOC123167003 gene encoding late embryogenesis abundant protein 6: MQAAKEKVKDGVSAVKAKTKITQAKASEKAEAATARSHAERELAHERGKAKVAAAKMELHQDKALHREEAMEHRIHKHGGGHGRHQHKHGVGIVAAPPPATGAGAGAYHPPPAAGGHYY, translated from the coding sequence ATGCAGGCGGCGAAGGAGAAGGTGAAGGACGGCGTGAGCGCGGTGAAGGCCAAGACCAAGATCACGCAGGCCAAGGCgtcggagaaggcggaggcggccaCGGCGAGGTCGCACGCGGAGCGGGAGCTGGCGCACGAGCGCGGCAAGGCCAAGGTGGCCGCCGCCAAGATGGAGCTGCACCAGGACAAGGCGCTCCACCGCGAGGAGGCCATGGAGCACCGCATCCACAAGCACGGCGGCGGCCACGGCCGCCACCAACACAAGCACGGCGTCGGCATCGTGGCCGCGCCCCCGCCGGCGACCGGGGCCGGGGCCGGGGCGTACCACCCTCCtcctgccgccggtggccactaCTACTAA
- the LOC123170621 gene encoding uncharacterized protein — protein MDSSCSSGGSARPTPSASPGAVEERQVAGPVRGDGGAERGGVAREPGAEQLAAGEHGGWRGRCGTNVQLTRPAPPLESRRAGQHHPRQAARAAASPRPSPLPPAPWTGRARRRRAHPGVPRGLLLARRVARPADAGVEEDAAWSSPGGQVYGCCGGALRLDPSGVIGVPLGAVDYYCGGACVMETEDVLNCVASALDGFSFRNGASVEGARYALRTGARTPVSREVAMHELASLLRRPPRELRRPPAVPQLRRPARRAGPVPCAPASVGGDGECEHVGGPAEKRGREREEAGIPSCLPGGLGFAWARRPYFSSNPAKTGLLGDEWRNFTRGR, from the exons ATGGATTCGAGCTGCAGCAGCGGAGGGTCGGCGAGACCCACACCGTCGGCGTCGCCGGGTGCCGTAGAGGAACGGCAGGTCGCCGGCCCAGTgcgcggcgacggcggggccgaGCGCGGCGGGGTGGCGCGCGAGCCAGGCGCCGAGCAGCTCGCCGCCGGGGAGCACGGCGGATGGCGCGGCCGG TGTGGTACCAACGTGCAATTAACTCGGCCGGCGCCGCCGCTGGAGTCGAGGCGAGCTGGTCAACACCATCCCCGGCAAGCGGCTCGAGCTGCCGCATCGCCGCGTCCGTCGCCCCTGCCGCCGGCGCCGTGGACAGGGCGGGCGCGGCGCCGGCGCGCGCACCCCGGTGTCCCGCGAGGTCTCCTTCTCGCGCGACGAGTGGCGCGGCCCGCCGATGCTGGAGTCGAGGAGGACGCAGCTTGGTCCTCTCCTGGTGGGCAGGTGTACGGGTGCTGCGGGGGCGCGCTCCGGCTGGACCCGTCGGGGGTGATCGGCGTGCCGCTGGGGGCGGTGGACTACTACTGCGGCGGGGCGTGCGTGATGGAGACGGAGGACGTGCTCAACTGCGTGGCCAGCGCGCTGGACGGCTTCAGCTTCCGCAACGGCGCCTCCGTGGAGGGCGCGCGCTACGCCCTCAGGACGGGCGCGCGCACCCCGGTGTCCCGCGAGGTCGCCATGCATGAGCTCGCCTCCCTGCTCCGGCGCCCTCCCCGCGAGCTCCGGCGCCCGCCCGCCGTGCCCCAGCTCCGGCGCCCTGCTCGCCGCGCCGGTCCCGTCCCGTGCGCGCCTGCTTCGGTTGGTGGGGATGGGGAGTGTGAGCACGTAGGCGGGCCTGcagaaaagagagggagagagagagaggaggccggcaTCCCCAGCTGCCTCCCGGGGGGGCTGGGTTTCGCCTGGGCGCGCCGGCCGTATTTTTCCTCGAATCCGGCGAAAACTGGGCTCTTGGGTGACGAGTGGAGGAATTTTACTCGCGGACGGTGA
- the LOC123169867 gene encoding late embryogenesis abundant protein 6-like — protein sequence MQAAKEKVKDGVSAVKAKTKITQGKASEKAEAATARSHAEREPAHERGKAKVAAAKMELHQDKALHREEAMEHRIHKHGGGHGHHHHKHGVGIVAAPARPPGAGAYYSTAARGHY from the coding sequence ATGCAGGCGGCGAAGGAGAAGGTGAAGGACGGCGTGAGCGCGGTGAAGGCCAAGACCAAGATCACGCAGGGCAAGGCGTCAGAGAAGGCGGAGGCGGCCACGGCGAGGTCGCACGCGGAGCGGGAGCCGGCGCACGAGCGCGGCAAGGCCAAGGTCGCCGCCGCCAAGATGGAGCTGCACCAGGACAAGGCGCTCCACCGGGAGGAGGCCATGGAGCACCGCATCCACAAGCACGGCGGCggccacggccaccaccaccacaaGCACGGCGTTGGCATCGTGGCCGCGCCCGCGCGGCCGCCCGGGGCCGGGGCGTACTACTCTACCGCTGCCCGTGGCCACTACTAA